Part of the Desulfovibrio sp. JC010 genome, TTGAGATATGGAAATAAATTCAAAAAGTAAACAGTAAATTGTATATTGATTGTTTTTAATTTCTATAATTTAGTCGTTAATGAGTGTTTTGTTATCGCAAAACTGGTTGGTGTTTTCGTAAGTTAACAACCATTGCTTCTATCTCAATCGGCAATGGTTGTTACTCAGTCAAAGTCAATATCCCCGTCATAGCCAGAAAATCGATGCGAGAGGCTGTTGAATGGGTTGCTTTGGGCGTTGTTGCTAAATCTAATTCTTCGTTAGTCTAAGGATGACGGCGACGGAGGCCTTTTAATAATTCTGTATACGAAATGTTTGGGAAAATTTTTAAAACAACAGTACTAATTTATTCCTAAATAAACTATACTCTTGAATAAGGAGAGAATAATGAGATTAATATATACTATTATCACTACAATTTTTTTTGTTTTAGTTAATATCAATGTTCACGCTCAGTCTCTTGATCAAACAGTTTTTATGACAGAATTGCTTCCCCCATATAACTACATAAAAGATAACGCATTACAGGGTACTCATGTCGATATACTTTTAGAAGCTCTTGCAGCGGTCAATGTTCACAAAACATCATCTGATATAAAAATATACCCGTGGGCTAGAGCATATAAAAAATTAATTTCGACACCCAATACATGTACCTTAAGCACAATACGAAGTCCTAAAAGGGAAAAAGTCTTTAAGTGGGCTGGCCCTATAGGTGCTCACACATGTTCATTTATTAAAAAAACTAAGAATTACAATGTTAATACATATGCCGAGATAAAAAGAAATATAGTAGGAACAATAAGGGACAGTGTTGCAGAAGAATCAGCAACTCGCCACGGATACAGGGTAGATCAATCATCAACATTAGAACAGTTGGTTAAAAAAATTGAGCGAAACAGAATCAGCGTGATTTTCAGTAATGCCGATGCAGTGTTTGCGATGATGTCAAAGTTGGGCATAAATAAAGATGACTACATTGTTCTTCGGACACTTAACGTTGGGGAAATATATTTTGCCTGCAATATTCACACTGACGACTCTGTTATAAAAGAACTCCAGAAGGGGATTGATTTAATTCGTGCGCAAGGGATCATTGATAAAATCATAAATGGTAAAAATAAGTAGATTTCAAATATATCAAATTTAAAGCATTTTGTTTTTCTTGAATTTTTTCTGTTTTAGTATGTTTCAAAAGTTCAAGTTTCCATATTGTTTAGGATGTGGTTAATGACTATGCGAATCCCCTCCTTGCTTTAAGCTCAGAGGGGATCTGCGGGCTTGAGCTATGCTCAGAGGTGAAGCATAGAACTATATAGAAAAGGTCTTTGTCAGAACTTCGGTAGCACCAACAGACGCAGCGTGATAAACAGCATCGACAAGGTCAGATTCTTTCCAGCCTTCAGCTTTAATAGCTTCCAGTGTTTCTGCGTCAATTTCTTCCGGTCTGGTTACTGCCAGCTTCGCAAAATCCAGCAATGCGCGTTCATTGGGGGCAAAATTGCTTTTCAGGGGATCGGTTGCAAGTGTTTTAAGCTCTTCAGTATCCACTCCCATAGCCATGAGCAGTTTCTCATTGAAATCAATGCAAGCCTGATATCCTTTGAGGCTGGCTATTATGTAGCGGATTGCAGCGGGAATATAAGGTTCAAAGCTCTCGTGTGCGCCGAAGTAACTCATGGTTCCTGCCAGTTTCTCAAAAAGTCCTTCGCTGCCAGACATGACAAGCATCGGGGCCGGGATTTCGATTGTTTCTGGGATTCGTGAATAAAAATCCTTAACCAGACCTGTTGCATTTTCACGGGTGAGATGATCAATTATCAACATTAGAGACTCCTTTTGAATTTACAAATTATACTTGTAACCTATTGAAGTGTTTATATAATGATATAAACAAATCATCTTAAATATTTAAATTTATAAGTTTATAAGCATCGGTGCCATTGATGCGACTAACAACAATGCCATGCTTACGTTGAACACAACAATGCGTTTACCTTTTGAGAGATATTTACGTAGTGCCGAACCTGATAGTGCCCAAGCACTGATCGAAGGAAGAATAGTGATTGCCAAAAGTGGAATCATCATAACCAGACTGATTAAAAAATTATCTGGCGTGGTGTAGGTCGCGGTCACTATGAGTGCAACAGCCCATGCTTTAGGGTTCAGCAGTTGCAAAAGCGCACCCTGAATCATGCAGATAGGCTTATCCATTTTTTCGTTTTCGTCCGTGCCGAGAGATCTGCTTTTGGCGATTTGAAAAGCAAGCCACAGCACATAAATCCCGCATGCTATGCGCAGCAGGTCGTAGATAGTAGGGTTTTGCTCAAGAATTTGGTTTAAGCCAAGGCCAACGCAGAGCACCATTATCAAAAAACCTAAGCATATACCCAGAAGTAATGGGATAGTTCGGACAAAACCGAAATTCGCACCCGAAGCCATTAACAGGAAATTGCCTGGTCCGGGGGAAATTGCCGTTACAAAGGCAAAGCCGATGAGGGCAATTGCTGTTTCGAAAGTCATATTCTCCTCCTGAAATTTGAGGATATGTTGACCTATCCAGTGATTTAAACAATGCTCATTCGTCTACATTCTCTATCCAATCGTCCAGTTAGATTTTATTAATGAGTAAAATTAATGTCTTCTGAAAAGTTATAAGGCTTTTTCTAACGCATAAAAAACGCGCCCCGGATTTCTGTCCGAGGCGCGGTGAATTTGTAAGTAAATTGCTGGCAGTAGGCTAGAAGGTCACCACACTCCATCCTTTATCTTTCAGAGCCTGAGTAAGCGGCTGGGCCATGTAGTCCACTTCCAGTCCCATTTTTGCCAATTTGTCGGACACGCCGTATCCGTCAGAGCACCACTTGCAGACGAGAATTTTGATACCCATGTCCTGAAGTTTTTTTACAAAGCCTTGAAGCTCGGCATCTTCGGAGAGGAGTTTTGTTGACGCTCCCCACACCAGAACGCTGATGTCCGCGAACATCCCGTGCTCCTTGGCTACCATGGGGTAGGGCAGAGCGATTTTTTGAGCAACTTCTTTATCTCCGGAGCTCCATACCACCATCAGTTTACCGTCGGCTTTGGCTGCATGTGCATTAACGCTGCCCAGAGTGCCGGACAGAAAAACAGCAGCGACGAGCGCAATTATGGTTATCATTTTTTTCATAGTAAAATCCTTCCTTTGTTAAAGGTTAAGTTATGAACATTTTTCGGGCCAATCTGAATGAATAATTTTAAATGCTGAAAACTGTCGCCAGTTTGCTGCACAATTTAACGGGCAGGTGCCCGGATGTCTTTTAAGGAGTAGTGCGGTGTAATTTGGGATTAAACAGAGAAAGTGTCTGTCATGGCTTGGGTGACACTCACGGCCCCAGCCTGATAAACAGCATCAACAAGGTCAGACTCTTTCCAGCCTTCAGCCTTGAGGGCTTCAATAGTATCCTTGTTGATTTTTTCAGGAGCAATTGCGGCTGTCTTTGCAAAAGCCAGCAATGCCCGCTCTTTGGGAGCGAAATCAGTTTTCAGAGGATCTGTTGCGAGATTTGCAAGCTCATCAGCATCAACTCCCATAGCCCGGAGCAACTGGCCGTTGAAGTCAATACAGGCCGGATAATTTTTATGGCAGGCAACCATGTAGCGAATAGCTGCCGGAAGATGAGGTTCGAAGCTTTCATGAGTGGCGAAGTATCCCATGGTACCGGCCAGCTTTTCAAAAAGACCTCCGCTGGCAGACATGACAAGCATTGGGGCCGGGATTTCAATTGCTTCGGGAATTCGGGAGTAAAAATCTTTAACCATACCTGTTGCATTTTCACGTGTGAGATGATCGATCATTAGCATTAGAGACTCCTATTGGATTTACAAATTAGACTTGTCGTCTGTTAAAGTGTTTAAGA contains:
- a CDS encoding ABC transporter substrate-binding protein; amino-acid sequence: MRLIYTIITTIFFVLVNINVHAQSLDQTVFMTELLPPYNYIKDNALQGTHVDILLEALAAVNVHKTSSDIKIYPWARAYKKLISTPNTCTLSTIRSPKREKVFKWAGPIGAHTCSFIKKTKNYNVNTYAEIKRNIVGTIRDSVAEESATRHGYRVDQSSTLEQLVKKIERNRISVIFSNADAVFAMMSKLGINKDDYIVLRTLNVGEIYFACNIHTDDSVIKELQKGIDLIRAQGIIDKIINGKNK
- a CDS encoding carboxymuconolactone decarboxylase family protein, whose product is MLMIDHLTRENATGMVKDFYSRIPEAIEIPAPMLVMSASGGLFEKLAGTMGYFATHESFEPHLPAAIRYMVACHKNYPACIDFNGQLLRAMGVDADELANLATDPLKTDFAPKERALLAFAKTAAIAPEKINKDTIEALKAEGWKESDLVDAVYQAGAVSVTQAMTDTFSV
- a CDS encoding LysE family translocator, which gives rise to MTFETAIALIGFAFVTAISPGPGNFLLMASGANFGFVRTIPLLLGICLGFLIMVLCVGLGLNQILEQNPTIYDLLRIACGIYVLWLAFQIAKSRSLGTDENEKMDKPICMIQGALLQLLNPKAWAVALIVTATYTTPDNFLISLVMMIPLLAITILPSISAWALSGSALRKYLSKGKRIVVFNVSMALLLVASMAPMLINL
- a CDS encoding DsrE family protein, producing the protein MKKMITIIALVAAVFLSGTLGSVNAHAAKADGKLMVVWSSGDKEVAQKIALPYPMVAKEHGMFADISVLVWGASTKLLSEDAELQGFVKKLQDMGIKILVCKWCSDGYGVSDKLAKMGLEVDYMAQPLTQALKDKGWSVVTF
- a CDS encoding carboxymuconolactone decarboxylase family protein — translated: MLIIDHLTRENATGLVKDFYSRIPETIEIPAPMLVMSGSEGLFEKLAGTMSYFGAHESFEPYIPAAIRYIIASLKGYQACIDFNEKLLMAMGVDTEELKTLATDPLKSNFAPNERALLDFAKLAVTRPEEIDAETLEAIKAEGWKESDLVDAVYHAASVGATEVLTKTFSI